In a genomic window of Methanobacterium sp.:
- a CDS encoding EFR1 family ferrodoxin (N-terminal region resembles flavodoxins. C-terminal ferrodoxin region binds two 4Fe-4S clusters.), giving the protein MGTEIYYFSGTGNSLYVAKELQKRIPEAKLIPMVRLLNRDIVESVSDSVGFVFPIHLAMAPAPVIDFVKKLNLKSAEYIFAIATRAGSQHRAFIDLENILKKKDKSLDSFFSLNMPGNDPKFKDWKPATEEEIRKIESDVQKKLDSIHKIILNKEKIHEKGTDFITPMPVFPILSLFLPFLNMFYNVEFYADSKCIRCGTCEKVCLSGKVKMVDEEPVWQKDVRSFFCHACLNYCPEQAVQIKSSRFLKSYTESNGRYSHPYATVKDIAMQKEMEINKKIYDVHHK; this is encoded by the coding sequence ATGGGTACAGAAATTTACTATTTTTCAGGCACAGGAAATTCACTTTATGTAGCAAAGGAATTACAAAAAAGAATTCCGGAAGCAAAATTAATACCAATGGTAAGACTTTTAAATAGAGATATTGTTGAATCAGTTTCAGATTCAGTGGGATTTGTTTTTCCTATCCATCTTGCAATGGCACCTGCTCCTGTAATCGATTTTGTTAAAAAACTTAACTTAAAATCGGCAGAATATATTTTTGCAATTGCAACAAGGGCTGGAAGCCAGCACAGGGCGTTTATTGACCTGGAAAACATTTTAAAGAAGAAAGATAAAAGTTTGGATTCATTTTTTTCATTGAACATGCCCGGTAACGATCCTAAATTTAAGGACTGGAAACCAGCAACAGAAGAAGAAATAAGAAAAATAGAATCTGATGTCCAAAAAAAGCTTGATTCAATCCATAAAATCATTTTAAATAAAGAAAAAATCCATGAAAAGGGCACTGACTTCATTACTCCTATGCCTGTTTTTCCAATTCTTTCACTATTTCTTCCATTTCTTAACATGTTTTATAACGTTGAATTTTACGCTGATTCAAAGTGTATACGATGTGGCACATGTGAAAAGGTCTGTCTGTCTGGAAAAGTAAAAATGGTCGATGAAGAGCCGGTTTGGCAAAAAGATGTAAGGAGTTTTTTCTGCCATGCATGTCTCAACTATTGCCCTGAGCAAGCAGTTCAAATCAAATCTTCACGCTTTTTAAAATCATATACTGAAAGTAATGGAAGGTATTCTCACCCATACGCAACAGTGAAGGATATTGCAATGCAAAAAGAAATGGAAATAAACAAAAAGATTTATGATGTTCATCATAAATAA
- a CDS encoding DNA primase — protein sequence MIPMSFINPLSDEAKQIVREEKVDLQRIYDENDILIDRIYSIKSQDTSDDAFIPRNYADLVIKRLEWYVEKRSNSNYNYRKFAFLFDPEITKFDLVAFYILCQAVGLKFGPNSRESRVLVELQGHIIENRLKELNLNREVREELTRRIMNELIVQDRIKWTVLSDLLGSKKIYLHDLVLKDGYIILDKEVFIKHFGEEIKHRQPEKMYNLFIGNRVKELIIIKMIMQNTENYIESVHEKANIIEPNPTILKIADEVTEVLSKEIKYYGSSQCSGPRGQIKPSPLSVDKFPPCIKVALNGIKSGGRNEAIVLLLAPFLSYARLNPHVFGSNTSLKISDLDKDLKITKNEILPMIYDAADKCSPPLFDDQPQEKVNINAKLGFGMHSELNLQHEGETTWYTPMSCEKVKMNMPSLCKPDDLCKRLKEINPLFYYIEGIKNNLE from the coding sequence ATGATACCAATGTCCTTTATAAACCCTTTATCTGACGAAGCAAAACAAATTGTAAGAGAAGAAAAAGTAGATCTACAAAGGATATATGATGAAAATGATATATTAATAGACCGGATATATTCAATAAAGTCTCAAGATACCTCTGACGATGCATTTATACCCAGAAATTATGCTGATCTTGTTATTAAAAGGTTAGAATGGTATGTTGAAAAAAGAAGCAATTCAAACTACAATTATAGAAAATTCGCTTTTTTATTTGATCCAGAAATTACAAAATTCGATTTAGTTGCTTTTTATATATTATGCCAGGCAGTTGGCTTAAAATTTGGGCCTAATTCTCGAGAAAGCAGAGTATTAGTTGAACTTCAAGGGCATATAATTGAAAATCGTCTAAAAGAGTTGAATTTAAACAGAGAAGTTAGGGAAGAATTAACCAGGCGAATCATGAATGAACTTATAGTTCAAGATAGAATAAAATGGACAGTGCTTTCAGATCTTTTAGGTTCTAAGAAAATTTATCTACACGATCTTGTTTTAAAGGATGGTTATATTATTTTAGATAAAGAAGTATTCATAAAACACTTTGGAGAAGAAATCAAGCATAGACAACCGGAAAAAATGTACAATCTATTCATTGGAAACAGGGTTAAAGAACTTATTATAATCAAAATGATAATGCAGAACACTGAAAATTACATAGAAAGTGTTCATGAAAAGGCAAATATCATAGAACCCAATCCCACCATATTAAAAATCGCCGATGAGGTTACTGAAGTCTTATCTAAAGAAATTAAGTATTATGGAAGTAGTCAATGTAGCGGGCCTCGTGGACAGATAAAACCTTCACCTTTAAGTGTTGATAAGTTTCCTCCCTGTATTAAAGTGGCCTTAAATGGGATTAAATCAGGTGGAAGAAACGAAGCAATAGTACTGCTTTTAGCACCGTTTTTATCCTATGCAAGGCTTAATCCACACGTTTTTGGGAGCAATACATCTTTAAAAATTTCAGATCTTGACAAGGACCTTAAAATTACTAAAAATGAGATTTTACCAATGATCTATGATGCTGCAGATAAATGCAGCCCTCCACTTTTTGATGATCAGCCCCAGGAAAAGGTTAATATTAACGCAAAACTTGGATTTGGTATGCATAGTGAGTTGAATCTCCAGCATGAAGGAGAAACCACATGGTACACCCCAATGAGCTGTGAAAAGGTAAAGATGAACATGCCTTCATTATGTAAGCCCGATGATTTATGTAAAAGGCTTAAAGAAATAAATCCGTTATTCTATTACATAGAAGGAATAAAAAATAATTTAGAATGA
- a CDS encoding ATP-binding protein: MEKRGIFSLKEPYYLQIFENMEEEVHVHEIVRNYKGEIVDLIFKYINHATILNSDISRENIIDKRASEIYKSQSTLETNLKIANEVFKCNQNKKFEMYFPQSGKTYLISAFSINGLYITIGMDITKQKEAENKIKVHSDILSQVKDAVIAVDNENRITYWNKGAETLFGYKLEEVENKIFKDTVNYRWLSPEDRKNAYNQLKTIGKWHGENLSTKKNGQEIYIESSINAFRDDNGNYVGTVSIIHDITGPTKIKKALEENYKRLQEAQRIGKIGNWEWNIKSNVITISDGLYRIYGINPGEFVKYETILNMVVLENRQIVNDTLEKALREHQPFNYEVKIQRRDGSFKDVLCNGEVTTDFAGNPLKIVCVEQDITERKEIELELWKTKNELESTVERRTRELNQINILLQNELEERKIAENKLKKSQMELKQIIEELKHSNEELQQFAYVTSHDLQEPLRTIASFTQLLERRYKGKLDLDADEFIGYIVDATKRMQNLINDLLEYSRVTTMGNEFKMVSTEEILEKTISDLHAAIAETDAEISYNALPEVMVDGRQIGQLFQNLISNAIKFKKPDVPPKINISAFKDEKNNEYVFSVQDNGIGIEKEYFDRIFTIFQRLHTREEYTGTGIGLSIAKRIIERHNGRIWVESEPGVGSTFYFTVPINKNKF, translated from the coding sequence ATGGAAAAAAGAGGCATATTTTCTCTTAAAGAGCCCTATTATCTCCAGATTTTTGAGAATATGGAAGAGGAAGTTCATGTTCATGAAATAGTACGTAATTATAAAGGTGAAATTGTAGATCTTATTTTTAAATATATAAATCATGCCACAATTTTAAATTCAGATATTTCCAGGGAAAATATCATTGATAAAAGGGCCAGTGAAATATATAAATCTCAAAGCACACTTGAAACTAATTTAAAGATAGCTAACGAAGTTTTTAAGTGTAATCAAAATAAAAAATTTGAAATGTATTTCCCCCAATCGGGTAAAACTTATTTAATTTCAGCGTTTTCAATAAATGGATTATATATAACCATAGGAATGGATATTACAAAGCAAAAGGAAGCAGAAAATAAGATTAAAGTACATTCTGATATTCTTTCTCAGGTTAAAGATGCTGTAATTGCTGTGGATAATGAAAATCGTATAACCTACTGGAATAAGGGTGCAGAAACCCTTTTTGGTTATAAATTAGAGGAAGTAGAGAATAAAATATTTAAAGATACAGTAAATTATCGCTGGCTATCTCCAGAAGATAGAAAAAATGCTTATAACCAGCTTAAAACCATTGGAAAATGGCATGGGGAAAACTTAAGCACAAAAAAGAATGGCCAAGAGATATACATTGAATCTTCAATAAACGCTTTTAGAGACGATAATGGAAATTATGTGGGAACGGTTTCAATAATACATGATATTACAGGACCCACTAAAATTAAAAAAGCGCTTGAAGAGAATTATAAAAGACTTCAGGAAGCACAGAGGATAGGAAAAATTGGAAACTGGGAATGGAACATTAAATCTAACGTAATAACCATATCTGATGGTCTATACAGAATTTACGGTATTAATCCCGGGGAATTTGTAAAGTATGAAACCATACTGAACATGGTGGTCCTCGAAAACAGGCAGATAGTTAATGACACGCTTGAAAAAGCCCTTAGGGAGCACCAACCTTTTAATTATGAGGTTAAAATACAGCGCAGGGATGGAAGCTTCAAAGATGTTTTATGTAATGGAGAAGTGACCACTGATTTTGCTGGCAACCCACTTAAAATTGTCTGTGTGGAACAGGACATAACAGAACGAAAGGAAATTGAACTTGAGCTTTGGAAAACAAAAAATGAGCTTGAATCCACTGTAGAAAGACGTACAAGAGAATTAAATCAGATTAACATTCTTCTTCAAAATGAACTTGAGGAGAGAAAAATAGCTGAAAATAAGCTTAAAAAAAGCCAGATGGAGCTTAAGCAGATAATTGAAGAGTTAAAACATTCTAATGAAGAATTGCAGCAGTTTGCCTATGTTACATCTCATGACCTTCAGGAGCCTTTGAGAACCATCGCAAGCTTTACACAGCTTTTAGAGCGTAGATACAAAGGAAAACTGGATTTGGATGCAGATGAATTTATAGGATACATCGTGGATGCCACCAAGAGGATGCAGAATCTAATAAATGACCTTCTTGAATATTCAAGAGTAACTACAATGGGAAATGAATTCAAAATGGTTAGTACTGAAGAAATTCTTGAAAAAACCATCTCTGACCTGCATGCAGCGATTGCAGAAACTGATGCTGAAATTTCATATAATGCACTTCCTGAGGTGATGGTAGATGGTAGACAGATAGGCCAGTTATTTCAAAACTTAATTTCAAATGCAATTAAATTCAAAAAACCAGATGTTCCGCCTAAAATAAATATTTCTGCTTTTAAGGATGAAAAAAACAATGAATACGTTTTTTCTGTGCAAGATAATGGTATTGGCATTGAAAAAGAGTACTTTGACAGAATTTTTACCATATTCCAGAGGCTGCACACACGTGAAGAATATACCGGCACTGGAATTGGACTTTCAATTGCTAAAAGAATTATAGAGCGCCATAATGGACGAATCTGGGTTGAATCAGAACCTGGGGTTGGCTCTACATTTTATTTCACTGTTCCAATTAATAAGAATAAATTTTAA
- the priS gene encoding DNA primase catalytic subunit PriS has translation MFRQATLEERRKYYREEWEVKEVPDFILDSIENREFGFDHFGRGPNDRYKVFTEPDYLKRFMKSKTPFAAYCSVAYYEKPRKRAGWMKSELVFDVDAKDIPVRTCSCSNVCETCLGEAKEIVSRLIDTIKGDLGLKNIHLVYSGRGYHIRILDKDVMKMDSDVRSQVLKYLVGADIPKDMYDDGVAVYKLEHFSIPFGYPRVFTERIKYAILHLTPDSKLDNVNQKLMEDVLKHRKLLEDDEWGLFKNRIGPIRYKKVVSGIASLNMGLVDAKVTIDLKRILRLPSTLHSKVSMKCIEVKNIETFDPFKEAVPEFVQDR, from the coding sequence ATTTTCAGGCAAGCAACCCTTGAAGAACGTAGAAAATATTACCGGGAAGAATGGGAAGTCAAAGAAGTGCCTGATTTCATTTTAGATTCTATTGAAAACCGGGAATTTGGATTCGACCACTTTGGAAGGGGTCCCAATGACCGATACAAAGTTTTCACCGAACCTGATTATTTAAAACGCTTTATGAAGTCTAAAACACCGTTTGCAGCATACTGTTCAGTTGCATATTATGAAAAACCCCGTAAAAGAGCTGGATGGATGAAATCAGAGCTTGTTTTTGATGTTGATGCTAAAGACATTCCAGTAAGAACCTGCAGCTGCAGCAACGTTTGTGAAACATGTCTTGGCGAAGCTAAAGAAATTGTAAGCAGATTGATAGACACCATAAAAGGAGACTTAGGCTTAAAAAATATTCATCTTGTTTATTCAGGTAGAGGATACCATATAAGGATTCTTGATAAAGATGTAATGAAAATGGATAGCGACGTACGTTCACAAGTGTTAAAGTACCTTGTAGGGGCCGATATTCCCAAAGACATGTACGATGATGGTGTTGCAGTTTATAAGCTTGAACATTTTTCCATTCCCTTTGGATATCCAAGGGTATTTACAGAAAGAATTAAATATGCAATTTTACATTTAACTCCTGATTCAAAACTTGACAATGTTAACCAGAAGCTTATGGAAGATGTTTTAAAGCATAGAAAACTATTAGAAGATGATGAATGGGGGCTATTTAAAAATAGAATAGGTCCTATAAGATATAAAAAAGTTGTAAGTGGTATTGCATCATTGAACATGGGACTGGTTGATGCTAAAGTCACAATTGACCTTAAAAGAATCCTTAGACTCCCTTCCACGCTTCATTCAAAGGTGAGTATGAAATGCATCGAAGTTAAAAATATTGAAACATTTGACCCCTTTAAGGAAGCAGTACCTGAGTTTGTCCAAGATCGATAA
- a CDS encoding DUF5612 domain-containing protein, which produces MGKIALTIKSENKPGVLRDITNLMAKCGMNIIYTHLFIEKDGSASVYMELEGVKDGEELSNNIMQFKSVNKVEIHPSLSEIYGKRIIIIGGGAQVAQVAQGAITEADRHNIRGERISIDTIPLVGEEELADAVYAVGRLPRIGALVLAGSLMGGKISDAVEEVKKEHGVIVISLNMPGSVTKKADLVVTDPVQAGVMAVMAVADTAIFDIKKVKHAKF; this is translated from the coding sequence ATGGGAAAAATTGCATTAACTATAAAATCTGAAAATAAGCCAGGAGTTTTAAGAGATATCACCAATTTAATGGCAAAATGTGGAATGAATATTATTTACACTCATCTTTTTATAGAAAAAGACGGTTCAGCTTCAGTATATATGGAACTTGAAGGCGTTAAGGATGGAGAAGAACTTTCAAACAACATCATGCAGTTTAAATCTGTAAATAAGGTTGAAATTCATCCGTCTTTAAGTGAAATATATGGAAAAAGAATTATAATCATTGGCGGTGGGGCTCAGGTTGCTCAGGTTGCTCAGGGAGCTATAACGGAGGCAGATCGGCACAATATAAGAGGAGAGCGCATTAGTATTGATACAATTCCTCTTGTAGGTGAAGAAGAGCTTGCAGATGCAGTATATGCTGTAGGAAGGCTTCCAAGGATAGGGGCGCTTGTTCTTGCAGGATCACTTATGGGTGGTAAAATTTCTGATGCAGTTGAAGAGGTGAAAAAAGAGCATGGTGTAATAGTAATAAGTCTCAACATGCCAGGGAGTGTTACAAAAAAGGCAGATTTAGTAGTTACAGACCCAGTTCAGGCAGGAGTCATGGCAGTAATGGCAGTAGCTGATACAGCCATCTTTGATATTAAAAAAGTAAAACATGCAAAATTTTAA
- a CDS encoding EFR1 family ferrodoxin (N-terminal region resembles flavodoxins. C-terminal ferrodoxin region binds two 4Fe-4S clusters.): MNTEIYYFSGTGNSLSVAMDIAKKLRGELISIPSVMDEERITTDADVIGIVFPTYYEPYGGVPLIIRRFISKLENIESKYIFAVCTYGSTSVLALKYVDKIIKARGSKLSAGFTVNMPNNMAGPKINSTQNQQKMFNVWKENIEVIHEYVKARKEGEFDAPNILVGKAYVLIKLIVSPLIFLFKPLTLRHLKKYSNSSGKSYEELLPLMDNSFYTGEECIGCRNCSRICPVKNIEIVEGKPQWQHHCEFCLACFHWCPEGAIKSSALTKTVRYHHPDVRISDMLW; this comes from the coding sequence ATGAACACAGAAATTTACTATTTTTCAGGCACAGGAAATTCTCTGAGTGTGGCAATGGACATAGCCAAAAAACTAAGAGGAGAACTGATATCCATACCCTCTGTAATGGACGAAGAAAGAATAACAACTGATGCAGATGTAATTGGGATTGTGTTTCCAACGTATTACGAGCCATACGGCGGTGTTCCACTCATAATCAGGAGATTTATAAGTAAATTAGAAAATATTGAATCTAAATACATATTTGCCGTCTGCACATATGGAAGTACGTCGGTTTTAGCGTTAAAATATGTGGATAAAATTATTAAAGCACGTGGCAGTAAACTCTCTGCAGGATTTACTGTAAATATGCCCAATAACATGGCCGGGCCTAAGATTAACAGTACACAGAACCAGCAGAAGATGTTTAATGTTTGGAAAGAGAATATTGAAGTTATACATGAATATGTTAAGGCCAGAAAAGAAGGTGAATTTGACGCCCCTAATATATTGGTTGGTAAAGCCTACGTATTAATTAAATTAATTGTTTCTCCGCTTATTTTTTTATTTAAACCTTTAACATTAAGACATTTAAAGAAATATTCGAATTCATCAGGTAAATCCTACGAAGAACTCCTGCCATTAATGGACAACAGTTTTTATACCGGTGAGGAATGTATTGGCTGCAGAAATTGCTCCAGAATCTGCCCTGTAAAAAATATTGAAATTGTTGAGGGCAAGCCACAGTGGCAGCATCACTGTGAATTTTGCCTGGCATGCTTCCACTGGTGCCCGGAAGGAGCAATTAAAAGCAGTGCACTAACAAAAACGGTAAGATATCATCATCCTGATGTGAGGATTTCAGATATGTTGTGGTAA